A stretch of Microbacterium sp. LWH3-1.2 DNA encodes these proteins:
- a CDS encoding ATP-binding cassette domain-containing protein, which produces MTNTSSASLTPAVRAEGLVKSFGANRAVDGVDLTVEAGTVYGVLGPNGAGKTTTISMLATLLRPDAGRAEIFGYDVVREPQIVRQLIGLTGQFASVDETLSATENLVIFGRLLGLSRIEAKRKAGELLEEFSLTEAATRPLAKFSGGMRRRLDLAASLIAQPPLIFLDEPTTGLDPRTRGQMWDTIRRLVATGSTVLLTTQYLDEADQLADRIAVIDRGTVVAEGTALELKASVGQSSLLLRLRAGSDVVEAQREISRVLGVTAIVSPEAARLTVPMSDPDAVADLLVAFREADLHLEELSVQQPSLDEVFLTLTGKGVPEDDEAAHATADELEGARA; this is translated from the coding sequence ATGACCAACACCAGTTCCGCATCCCTCACCCCCGCGGTCCGCGCCGAAGGGCTCGTGAAGAGCTTCGGCGCCAACCGCGCGGTCGACGGCGTCGATCTGACCGTCGAGGCCGGCACCGTCTACGGCGTGCTCGGCCCCAACGGCGCGGGCAAGACCACCACCATCAGCATGCTGGCCACCCTGCTGCGTCCCGACGCCGGACGGGCCGAGATCTTCGGCTACGACGTCGTGCGCGAGCCGCAGATCGTGCGCCAGCTCATCGGCCTCACGGGCCAGTTCGCGTCCGTCGACGAGACGCTCTCCGCTACCGAGAACCTCGTGATCTTCGGCCGGCTCCTCGGGCTGTCGCGTATCGAGGCGAAGCGCAAGGCCGGCGAGCTCCTCGAAGAGTTCTCGCTGACCGAGGCCGCCACGCGGCCCCTGGCGAAGTTCTCCGGCGGTATGCGCCGCCGCCTCGACCTCGCGGCATCCCTCATCGCCCAGCCTCCGCTGATCTTCCTCGACGAGCCGACCACCGGCCTCGACCCGCGCACGCGCGGGCAGATGTGGGACACGATCCGCCGGCTCGTCGCGACGGGTTCGACGGTGCTGCTCACGACGCAGTACCTCGACGAGGCCGACCAGCTCGCCGACCGCATCGCCGTCATCGACCGCGGCACCGTGGTCGCCGAAGGTACGGCGCTGGAGCTCAAGGCGTCGGTCGGACAGTCGTCGCTGCTGCTGCGGCTGCGCGCCGGATCCGACGTCGTCGAGGCGCAGCGCGAGATCTCGCGCGTGCTCGGCGTGACCGCGATCGTCTCGCCCGAGGCCGCGCGTCTCACCGTGCCGATGAGCGACCCCGATGCCGTCGCCGACCTGCTCGTGGCGTTCCGCGAGGCCGACCTGCACCTCGAGGAGCTCAGCGTGCAGCAGCCGTCGCTCGACGAGGTCTTCCTGACCCTGACCGGCAAGGGCGTGCCGGAAGACGATGAGGCCGCCCACGCGACGGCTGACGAACTCGAAGGAGCCCGCGCATGA
- a CDS encoding NfeD family protein, with translation MLPFLIVGGVGLAVLLISLIVGDIFDHFDIGDGAISGTALGIAAVVFGASGALTTTNGLDTVWAYVLAAVLAVLAYVIAVVFVKRLTKSSDGVPASALGLSGVTRSTVSPAGGEVSLDGPHEVERRLAYSDETIAEGARIRVIEHSGTRVKVVAE, from the coding sequence ATGCTGCCGTTCCTCATCGTCGGAGGCGTCGGCCTCGCGGTCCTCCTGATCTCGCTGATCGTCGGCGACATCTTCGATCACTTCGACATCGGCGACGGCGCCATCTCGGGCACCGCACTGGGCATCGCGGCCGTCGTGTTCGGGGCATCCGGCGCCCTCACGACCACGAACGGACTCGACACCGTCTGGGCGTACGTCCTCGCCGCTGTGCTGGCGGTGCTCGCGTACGTCATCGCGGTGGTCTTCGTGAAGCGGCTCACGAAGAGCTCGGACGGGGTGCCCGCCTCGGCGCTCGGTCTGTCGGGTGTCACACGCTCCACGGTCTCCCCGGCGGGCGGCGAGGTGAGCCTCGACGGCCCCCACGAGGTGGAGCGACGCCTCGCATACTCCGACGAGACCATCGCCGAGGGCGCGCGCATCCGCGTCATCGAGCACTCCGGCACCCGCGTCAAGGTCGTCGCGGAATAG
- a CDS encoding flotillin family protein — MTNELIQVIAAVALVVAVLGLITFIARRIRRVPPNEALVIVGRGAGRPAPGETGSGQRVVIGGRTFVWPILQQGFSISLEQRQIGITVEGVDKNRIKIAIKASINFKVSGTEDGVRRAAQRFLSQQDLLTEIIKESLEGSLRSIVGDMTIEQIISDRKSLSDRVVAETKADLVEQGLQVDLLNISDISTPGSDYLANLGRAEAARARQVAEISEAEASRASEFARIEASEQIAERQKALALKQATIKAETDRANAEAQAAGQLATAEQDKLVAVQEREALTEQALVTQERLDIEIRKPAEAQAYAEVQRATAQRDAANAATEADAFKRTKIAEANKVAAVQDAEAAATAVRVSGEAERDKQVALAAGIKAEGEARAAATQAEGLAEATSIDAKALALQKYGEAALAQEIISRLPDIVRAAAEPIASIDKLTVVSTDGASEMTKTVGRVLGEGTEVVKGLTGLDLNTLLQAFALKTAGADAAALADGAGTAAKKAAKDAAASIGG; from the coding sequence ATGACGAACGAACTCATCCAAGTGATCGCCGCCGTCGCGCTCGTCGTCGCGGTGCTCGGGCTCATCACGTTCATCGCGCGGCGCATCCGCCGCGTCCCCCCGAACGAGGCGCTCGTCATCGTCGGCCGCGGGGCCGGACGCCCGGCGCCCGGCGAGACCGGCAGCGGCCAGCGCGTCGTGATCGGCGGCCGCACCTTCGTGTGGCCGATCCTGCAGCAGGGCTTCTCGATCTCGCTCGAGCAGCGCCAGATCGGGATCACCGTCGAGGGGGTCGACAAGAACCGCATCAAGATCGCGATCAAGGCGTCGATCAACTTCAAGGTCTCGGGCACGGAGGACGGTGTGCGGCGCGCGGCCCAGCGCTTCCTGTCGCAGCAGGATCTCCTGACCGAGATCATCAAGGAGTCGCTCGAGGGGTCGCTGCGCTCGATCGTCGGCGACATGACGATCGAGCAGATCATCTCTGACCGCAAGAGCCTCTCCGACCGCGTCGTCGCCGAGACCAAGGCCGACCTCGTCGAACAGGGCCTGCAGGTCGACCTGCTCAACATCAGCGACATCTCGACGCCGGGCAGCGACTACCTCGCGAACCTCGGCCGCGCCGAGGCCGCCCGCGCGCGCCAGGTCGCCGAGATCAGCGAGGCCGAGGCGTCGCGAGCCAGCGAGTTCGCACGCATCGAGGCGTCGGAGCAGATCGCCGAGCGGCAGAAGGCCCTCGCCCTCAAGCAGGCCACGATCAAGGCCGAGACCGACCGGGCGAACGCCGAGGCGCAGGCCGCGGGCCAGCTGGCCACCGCCGAGCAGGACAAGCTCGTCGCCGTGCAGGAGCGCGAAGCGCTCACCGAGCAGGCGCTCGTGACGCAGGAGCGCCTCGACATCGAGATCCGCAAGCCCGCCGAGGCGCAGGCCTACGCCGAGGTGCAGAGGGCGACCGCACAGCGCGACGCCGCGAACGCCGCCACCGAGGCCGACGCGTTCAAGCGCACCAAGATCGCCGAGGCGAACAAGGTCGCCGCCGTGCAAGATGCCGAGGCCGCCGCGACGGCCGTCCGCGTGTCGGGTGAGGCCGAGCGCGACAAGCAGGTCGCCCTGGCCGCGGGTATCAAGGCGGAGGGTGAGGCCCGCGCGGCCGCGACCCAGGCCGAGGGTCTCGCCGAGGCCACGTCCATCGACGCGAAGGCGCTCGCGCTGCAGAAGTACGGCGAGGCCGCCCTCGCGCAGGAGATCATCTCGCGCCTCCCCGACATCGTGCGGGCGGCGGCCGAGCCGATCGCCTCGATCGACAAGCTCACCGTCGTCTCGACCGACGGCGCATCCGAGATGACGAAGACGGTCGGGCGCGTGCTCGGCGAGGGCACCGAGGTCGTGAAGGGCCTCACCGGGCTCGACCTCAACACACTGCTGCAGGCCTTCGCGCTGAAGACGGCGGGAGCGGACGCCGCGGCCCTCGCCGACGGCGCAGGCACTGCGGCGAAGAAGGCGGCGAAGGACGCCGCCGCCTCGATCGGCGGCTGA
- a CDS encoding SDR family NAD(P)-dependent oxidoreductase → MTRDYRGTTALITGASAGLGVEYATQLAARGADVVLVARREDRLRDLADRLTRDHGVRATPIALDLTRPDAAAALRRELDERGIRVQTLVNNAGFGMKGAFAEADAARIGEMVQVNVAALVAITRAVLPEMVADGRGALVGIASTGAYQPCPNMAVYGATKAFVLSFTEALAYETKASGLGVIAVSPGATRTEFFDITGADAAVGRFQTPAQVVELTLRRLDRDDVPPSVVSGRANAFSAWAAQVMPRRLTLAVSGRVLR, encoded by the coding sequence ATGACCAGAGACTACCGCGGCACGACCGCGCTCATCACCGGTGCCAGCGCCGGACTCGGCGTCGAGTACGCGACGCAGCTCGCCGCCCGCGGCGCCGACGTCGTGCTCGTCGCCCGCCGCGAGGACCGGCTGCGCGACCTGGCGGACCGGCTCACCCGTGACCACGGGGTGCGGGCGACGCCGATCGCCCTCGATCTGACGCGACCGGATGCTGCGGCCGCGCTTCGGCGGGAACTCGACGAGCGGGGGATCCGCGTGCAGACGCTGGTCAACAACGCCGGCTTCGGGATGAAAGGTGCGTTCGCCGAGGCCGACGCGGCACGCATCGGCGAGATGGTGCAGGTCAACGTCGCGGCGCTCGTCGCGATCACCCGGGCGGTGCTGCCGGAGATGGTCGCCGACGGGCGAGGTGCGCTGGTGGGCATCGCGAGCACGGGCGCGTACCAGCCGTGCCCCAACATGGCGGTGTACGGGGCGACGAAGGCGTTCGTACTGAGCTTCACCGAGGCCCTCGCGTACGAGACGAAGGCCTCGGGGCTGGGCGTGATCGCGGTGAGCCCGGGTGCGACGCGCACCGAGTTCTTCGACATCACCGGCGCCGACGCGGCCGTCGGGCGCTTTCAGACGCCGGCGCAGGTGGTCGAGCTGACCCTCCGCCGGCTCGATCGCGATGACGTGCCGCCGAGCGTCGTCTCCGGCCGCGCCAACGCCTTCAGCGCGTGGGCGGCGCAGGTGATGCCGCGACGGCTCACGCTCGCCGTGAGCGGCCGCGTCCTCCGGTAG
- a CDS encoding TetR/AcrR family transcriptional regulator produces the protein MTERTYHHGNLRSALLQRAWDVVDEEGADGLSLRQLARDVGVSHGASGRHFRDKAALLDALAALGFARMNAALTDASTRPGPFSERFAAAARAYVGFAVSHPAVLAVMYSAKHHPEASEELRTLSHVGMTGLVALVVDGQEAGDVRAGPPERHALVAFASVHGVATLATDDLLNGVPWETAADAVIDFVRSGLMP, from the coding sequence GTGACGGAGCGCACCTATCACCACGGCAATCTGCGGTCCGCCCTGTTGCAGCGCGCGTGGGACGTCGTCGACGAGGAGGGGGCCGACGGCCTCTCATTGCGCCAGCTCGCGCGCGACGTCGGCGTCAGCCACGGAGCATCCGGCCGCCACTTCCGTGACAAGGCGGCTCTGCTCGACGCTCTCGCCGCCCTGGGGTTCGCACGGATGAACGCGGCGCTGACGGATGCCTCGACCCGGCCCGGACCCTTCTCCGAACGATTCGCGGCAGCCGCTCGGGCGTACGTCGGCTTCGCCGTGTCGCATCCGGCGGTGCTGGCCGTCATGTACTCCGCCAAGCATCACCCGGAGGCATCGGAAGAACTCCGGACGCTCAGCCACGTCGGCATGACCGGGCTTGTCGCCCTCGTCGTGGACGGGCAAGAAGCCGGGGACGTCCGCGCCGGCCCGCCGGAACGGCACGCACTCGTCGCCTTCGCATCCGTGCACGGCGTCGCGACGCTCGCAACCGACGACCTGCTGAACGGCGTGCCCTGGGAGACCGCGGCCGACGCGGTCATCGACTTCGTGCGCAGCGGCCTCATGCCGTAG
- a CDS encoding glycine--tRNA ligase: MAEQSRLDKVIALARHRGFVFQAGEIYGGSRSAWDYGPLGTELKENIRRQWWQTFVRGRGDMVGLDSSIILPKRVWEASGHVATFTDPLVECLQCHKRFRADNLIEDFEARKGRKAENGLADVPCPNCGTKGQYTEPKAFSGLVKTYLGVVDDESGLYYLRPETAQGIFVNFSNVLTASRKKPPFGIGQVGKAFRNEITPGNFIFRTREFEQMEIEYFVPPAEAQEWFEHWVDECWDWFVALGIDPDNMRRFEVPEEDRAHYSDGTIDVEYRFGFAGKEWGELMGVANRTDYDLGSHSEASGQSLTYFDQASGEKYIPYVIEPSFGLTRAMMAFLVDAYHEEEAPNAKGGTDTRTVLKLDPRLAPVKVAVLPLSRNEQLSPIAREVAEQLRGDWNIDFDDAGAIGRRYRRQDEIGTPFCVTVDFDSLDDRAVTVRDRDTMGQERVPLEGLHDYLAERLKGA, translated from the coding sequence GTGGCCGAGCAGTCTCGCCTCGACAAAGTCATCGCCCTCGCCCGTCATCGCGGGTTCGTTTTCCAGGCGGGTGAGATCTACGGCGGATCCCGGTCGGCATGGGACTACGGCCCCCTCGGCACGGAGCTCAAGGAGAACATCCGCCGCCAGTGGTGGCAGACGTTCGTCCGCGGCCGGGGCGACATGGTGGGCCTGGATTCGTCGATCATCCTGCCCAAGCGCGTGTGGGAGGCATCCGGTCACGTCGCCACCTTCACCGATCCGCTCGTCGAGTGCCTGCAGTGCCACAAGCGCTTCCGCGCCGACAACCTGATCGAGGACTTCGAGGCGCGCAAGGGCCGCAAGGCCGAGAACGGCCTCGCCGACGTCCCCTGCCCCAACTGCGGAACGAAGGGCCAGTACACCGAGCCCAAGGCGTTCTCGGGCCTGGTGAAGACCTACCTCGGCGTCGTCGACGACGAGTCGGGCCTCTACTACCTGCGTCCCGAGACCGCGCAGGGCATCTTCGTGAACTTCTCGAACGTGCTCACCGCCAGCCGCAAGAAGCCGCCGTTCGGCATCGGCCAGGTCGGCAAGGCGTTCCGCAACGAGATCACGCCCGGCAACTTCATCTTCCGTACGCGTGAGTTCGAGCAGATGGAGATCGAGTACTTCGTGCCGCCCGCCGAGGCCCAGGAGTGGTTCGAGCACTGGGTCGACGAGTGCTGGGACTGGTTCGTCGCCCTCGGCATCGACCCCGACAACATGCGCCGGTTCGAGGTGCCCGAAGAGGACCGCGCCCACTACTCCGACGGCACGATCGACGTCGAGTACCGCTTCGGCTTCGCCGGCAAGGAGTGGGGCGAGCTCATGGGGGTCGCCAACCGCACCGACTACGACCTCGGCTCGCATTCCGAGGCGTCGGGCCAGTCGCTGACCTACTTCGACCAGGCATCGGGCGAGAAGTACATCCCGTACGTCATCGAGCCCTCCTTCGGCCTCACCCGCGCCATGATGGCCTTCCTCGTCGACGCTTACCACGAGGAGGAGGCGCCCAACGCGAAGGGCGGTACCGACACTCGCACCGTGCTGAAGCTCGACCCGCGGCTGGCCCCGGTCAAGGTCGCGGTGCTCCCGCTGTCGCGCAACGAGCAGCTCTCGCCGATCGCCCGCGAGGTCGCGGAGCAGCTCCGCGGCGACTGGAACATCGACTTCGACGACGCCGGCGCCATCGGCCGCCGCTACCGTCGCCAGGACGAGATCGGAACGCCCTTCTGCGTCACGGTCGACTTCGACTCGCTCGACGACCGCGCCGTCACCGTGCGCGACCGCGACACCATGGGTCAAGAGCGTGTCCCGCTCGAGGGCCTGCACGACTACCTCGCGGAGCGCCTGAAGGGCGCCTGA
- a CDS encoding vWA domain-containing protein: protein MPARTRRSSAHSSSLARTRPRLLAGAAALIASAIALTGCFGPDPVVEESGGGDFADDGCTSVVVATSSEKVNMLDALSDAFKESSQHEQLAECATVRPINVSSGDATRFLTAGGDWPDDDMRRWPTMWSPASTVWTDRVAAAASASLVGEPESFTHTPVVFGVPETMAKALGYPASPVGITDFEALCQDPGGWASVGKPLWGSFKISKTNPNTSTTGLSAILMQSYEASGKTADLTADDVAAAAEFSRVFEECVIHYGDTTGKVLTRLYDETQNGAGGSGYVSAVALEETSLLNYNQGNPDSHTVQPGETLTPPREKLVAVYPSGGSMWSDNPITVLGADWVTPEQAEAGAAFAAFLQTDAAQKILPEYGFRPLDASAPLGDLFTAEYGVDPAGPAVTLPKPAVDVVSAAIDQWTQIRKPSSVLEVIDISGSMDEAIGDGRSKLDGAIEGAQATLGHFRSSDEVGVWAFTTGVESEAGQNIVVLRDVEPLASDRESVDSSLDDLRFAHRDGTPLYDAIAAAYDEMVSRAQPGRINAIVLLSDGQDTDSEISLDSLVAKIGASSKEGGDDAPVRIFPIAYGEGADTGSLQRIAEATGGQWFDASDAAKIDLVFASVINNF from the coding sequence ATGCCCGCACGAACCCGGCGTTCGTCCGCCCACAGCTCGTCCCTCGCCCGCACTCGACCACGTCTGCTCGCCGGTGCGGCGGCGCTGATCGCCTCCGCGATCGCCCTCACCGGATGCTTCGGACCCGACCCCGTTGTCGAGGAGTCCGGTGGTGGCGACTTCGCCGACGACGGCTGCACGAGCGTGGTCGTCGCGACCTCCTCCGAGAAGGTCAACATGCTCGACGCGCTGTCGGACGCCTTCAAGGAATCGTCGCAGCACGAGCAGCTCGCCGAATGCGCGACGGTGCGTCCGATCAACGTGTCCTCGGGCGACGCGACGCGGTTCCTGACCGCGGGCGGCGACTGGCCCGACGACGACATGCGCCGCTGGCCCACGATGTGGTCGCCCGCGTCGACGGTCTGGACCGATCGGGTCGCGGCCGCAGCATCCGCTTCCCTCGTCGGCGAGCCCGAGTCGTTCACCCACACGCCGGTCGTCTTCGGCGTCCCCGAGACGATGGCGAAGGCGCTGGGCTATCCGGCGTCGCCGGTCGGCATCACGGACTTCGAGGCGCTCTGCCAGGACCCCGGGGGCTGGGCGAGCGTCGGCAAGCCGCTGTGGGGCTCGTTCAAGATCTCGAAGACGAACCCCAACACGTCGACGACCGGGCTCTCGGCGATCCTGATGCAGTCGTACGAGGCATCCGGCAAGACCGCTGATCTCACCGCCGACGACGTCGCGGCCGCCGCGGAGTTCTCGCGCGTGTTCGAGGAATGCGTGATCCACTACGGCGACACCACCGGCAAAGTGCTGACGCGGCTTTACGACGAGACGCAGAACGGTGCCGGCGGCTCGGGCTACGTCTCCGCGGTCGCGCTGGAGGAGACCTCGCTTCTCAACTACAACCAGGGCAACCCCGACTCGCACACGGTGCAGCCGGGCGAGACGCTGACCCCGCCCAGAGAGAAGCTCGTCGCGGTGTATCCCTCGGGCGGCTCGATGTGGTCCGACAACCCGATCACCGTCCTGGGCGCCGACTGGGTGACGCCCGAGCAGGCCGAGGCCGGCGCGGCGTTCGCGGCGTTCCTGCAGACCGACGCTGCGCAGAAGATCCTGCCCGAGTACGGCTTCCGCCCGCTGGACGCCTCGGCGCCGCTGGGCGACCTCTTCACGGCCGAGTACGGGGTCGATCCCGCCGGGCCCGCGGTCACGCTGCCGAAGCCGGCGGTGGACGTGGTCTCGGCCGCGATCGACCAGTGGACGCAGATCCGCAAGCCCTCGTCGGTGCTCGAGGTGATCGACATCTCGGGCTCGATGGACGAGGCGATCGGGGACGGCCGCTCGAAGCTCGACGGCGCGATCGAGGGTGCGCAGGCCACGCTCGGCCACTTCCGCTCGTCGGACGAAGTCGGGGTCTGGGCATTCACGACCGGCGTCGAGTCGGAGGCCGGGCAGAACATCGTCGTGCTGCGCGACGTCGAGCCGCTGGCGTCCGATCGCGAGTCCGTCGACTCGTCGCTCGACGACCTGCGCTTCGCCCACCGCGACGGCACGCCGCTGTACGACGCGATCGCCGCGGCCTACGACGAGATGGTTTCGCGCGCGCAGCCCGGCCGTATCAACGCGATCGTCCTCCTGTCCGACGGTCAGGACACCGACTCCGAGATCTCGCTCGACTCGCTCGTCGCGAAGATCGGCGCATCCTCGAAGGAGGGCGGCGACGACGCCCCTGTCCGCATCTTCCCGATCGCGTACGGCGAGGGCGCCGACACCGGCTCCCTGCAGCGCATCGCCGAGGCGACCGGCGGTCAGTGGTTCGACGCGTCCGACGCCGCGAAGATCGACCTCGTGTTCGCCTCCGTGATCAACAACTTCTGA
- the menC gene encoding o-succinylbenzoate synthase, with protein sequence MPIARPAASVTLEGFELRVLHLPLVAPFTTSFGTETVREVIVVRALTADGDGWGEVVTQADPLYSSEYTQGAWDVALRFLAPALLDRGRLAPEEVARVLEPFKGHRMAKAGLELAVLDAALRADGRSFAEYAGAVRDRVPSGVSVGIQRDPATLVETVRGYLDEGYVRIKIKIKPGRDVGDTAAVRDAFGAIPLQVDANSAYTMADADTLAELDRFDLLLIEQPLQEDDLVDHATLARRLRTPVCLDESVVSDKAAADALALGSASVINIKAGRVGGYVEAVKIHDRCLAAGVPVWCGGMLETGIGRAANAALAALPGFTLPGDVSASARFYTRDIVTEPAVLEDGHVRVPIGHGLGVDIDPVALEDCTVARETLTRS encoded by the coding sequence ATGCCCATCGCCCGGCCGGCGGCATCCGTCACCCTCGAAGGATTCGAGCTGCGGGTCCTGCACCTGCCGCTGGTGGCGCCGTTCACCACGTCGTTCGGCACCGAGACGGTGCGCGAGGTCATCGTCGTGCGGGCGCTCACCGCCGACGGCGACGGCTGGGGCGAAGTCGTCACGCAGGCCGACCCGCTGTACTCGAGCGAGTACACGCAGGGTGCGTGGGATGTCGCGCTGCGCTTCCTCGCGCCGGCACTCCTTGACCGGGGGCGGCTCGCGCCCGAGGAGGTCGCGCGCGTGCTCGAGCCCTTCAAGGGCCATCGCATGGCGAAGGCCGGGCTCGAACTGGCGGTGCTCGACGCCGCACTCCGAGCGGACGGCCGCAGCTTCGCCGAGTACGCCGGAGCGGTGCGCGACCGCGTGCCGAGCGGGGTGTCGGTCGGCATCCAGCGCGACCCCGCGACTCTCGTCGAGACCGTGCGTGGCTACCTCGACGAGGGCTACGTGCGCATCAAGATCAAGATCAAGCCCGGTCGCGACGTCGGTGACACGGCCGCGGTGCGCGACGCCTTCGGCGCGATCCCGCTGCAGGTCGACGCGAACTCCGCCTACACGATGGCGGATGCCGACACCCTCGCCGAGCTCGACCGCTTCGACCTGCTCCTCATCGAGCAGCCGCTCCAGGAGGACGACCTCGTCGACCACGCGACGCTGGCCCGGCGCCTTCGCACCCCCGTGTGCCTCGACGAGTCCGTCGTGTCCGACAAGGCGGCGGCCGACGCGCTCGCGCTGGGCTCGGCATCCGTCATCAACATCAAGGCGGGCCGCGTCGGCGGGTACGTCGAGGCGGTCAAGATCCACGACCGATGCCTCGCGGCCGGCGTGCCGGTGTGGTGCGGCGGCATGCTCGAGACGGGCATCGGCCGCGCGGCGAACGCGGCCCTCGCAGCGCTGCCCGGCTTCACACTGCCGGGCGACGTGTCGGCATCCGCCCGCTTCTACACCCGCGACATCGTCACCGAGCCCGCGGTGCTCGAAGACGGCCACGTGCGCGTGCCGATCGGTCACGGCCTCGGTGTCGACATCGACCCGGTCGCGCTCGAGGACTGCACCGTCGCCCGCGAGACGCTGACGCGGTCGTAG